From the genome of Streptomyces sp. NBC_01317, one region includes:
- a CDS encoding ABC transporter ATP-binding protein: MTSIDVHELTKEYGTARAVDRLTFQVRPGHVTGFLGPNGAGKSTTMRLVLGLDRPTSGTATVGGRRFTDLNEPLRHVGALLDAQAAHGARTARDHLRVLAASNRIRPARVDEVLEETGIAAVARKRIRTFSLGMRQRLGIAAALLGDPDVLLLDEPANGLDPEGIIWIRELTRRLAKEGRTVLVSSHLMAETAATADHLVILGRGRLLADLPMEEFITSRSTPRVRFRSTEPERLREALARAGHVAAHGDDGLWSVDGARAEDIGRLASQEGVPVLELSDDRGSLEQAYLDLTTDEAEFAAQGPHGPSSSQEV, translated from the coding sequence ATGACCAGCATCGATGTCCACGAACTCACCAAGGAGTACGGCACGGCCCGCGCGGTGGACCGGCTCACCTTCCAGGTGCGGCCCGGCCACGTCACCGGCTTCCTCGGCCCCAACGGGGCCGGCAAATCGACCACCATGCGGCTCGTCCTCGGCCTCGACCGGCCCACGTCCGGCACGGCCACCGTCGGGGGACGCCGCTTCACCGACCTCAACGAACCCCTGCGCCACGTCGGCGCGTTGCTCGACGCGCAGGCCGCGCACGGCGCCCGTACCGCCCGCGACCACCTCAGGGTGCTCGCGGCGAGCAACCGCATCCGGCCCGCCCGGGTGGACGAGGTGCTGGAGGAGACCGGCATCGCCGCCGTCGCCCGCAAGCGGATCAGGACCTTCTCGCTCGGCATGCGCCAGCGTCTCGGCATCGCCGCCGCGCTCCTCGGCGATCCCGACGTCCTGTTGCTGGACGAACCGGCCAACGGCCTGGACCCGGAAGGCATCATCTGGATCCGGGAGCTGACCCGCCGCCTCGCGAAGGAGGGCAGGACCGTCCTCGTCTCCAGCCATCTGATGGCGGAGACGGCGGCCACCGCCGACCACCTCGTCATCCTCGGCCGGGGCCGGCTCCTCGCCGACCTGCCGATGGAGGAGTTCATCACCTCCCGCAGCACCCCGCGCGTACGGTTCCGCAGCACCGAACCGGAGCGGCTGCGCGAGGCCCTGGCCCGTGCGGGACACGTCGCGGCGCACGGCGACGACGGGCTCTGGAGCGTCGACGGCGCGCGCGCCGAGGACATCGGACGGCTCGCCTCCCAGGAAGGCGTCCCCGTGCTCGAACTCAGCGACGACCGGGGCTCCCTGGAGCAGGCGTACCTCGATCTCACCACCGACGAGGCGGAGTTCGCCGCCCAGGGCCCGCACGGCCCGTCCAGCAGCCAGGAGGTCTGA
- a CDS encoding ABC transporter permease encodes MPSTAILRSEWIKIRSVRGTFGSLLAILVVSAGIGALISAGVGTGEADGPDHDPVLFSFYGINFGQIAAIAFGATAFSTEFHNGALRVSLTAVPRRTAFYAAKMATVAGAALAVGLVTGFATFFAGQTGMGSYAIGLGDPGALRATVGSGIYLALMAVLAAGLAALLRSGVLVMSLLIPFILVVSFVIGDMKSAVADLLPDRAGQIVLHQYPDAAIGPWTGLAVTAVWAAAAVLAGWLAVRRRDA; translated from the coding sequence ATGCCGTCCACCGCGATCCTGCGCTCCGAGTGGATCAAAATCCGGTCCGTGCGCGGCACGTTCGGCTCGCTGCTGGCGATCCTCGTCGTCAGCGCGGGAATCGGGGCGCTCATCAGCGCCGGTGTCGGGACGGGCGAGGCAGACGGGCCCGACCACGACCCCGTCCTCTTCTCCTTCTACGGGATCAATTTCGGTCAGATCGCGGCGATCGCGTTCGGGGCGACGGCGTTCTCCACCGAGTTCCACAACGGCGCGCTGCGCGTCTCCCTGACCGCCGTGCCGCGCCGTACCGCCTTCTACGCGGCCAAGATGGCGACGGTCGCCGGCGCGGCCCTGGCCGTCGGACTGGTCACCGGCTTCGCCACCTTCTTCGCGGGGCAGACGGGCATGGGGTCGTACGCGATCGGCCTCGGCGATCCCGGCGCGCTGCGCGCCACCGTCGGCAGTGGCATCTACCTGGCGCTGATGGCGGTGCTCGCGGCCGGTCTCGCCGCCCTGCTCCGCAGCGGTGTCCTCGTGATGAGCCTGCTCATCCCGTTCATCCTCGTCGTGTCGTTCGTGATCGGGGACATGAAGTCGGCCGTCGCGGACCTCCTGCCCGACCGGGCCGGGCAGATCGTCCTGCACCAGTACCCGGACGCGGCCATCGGCCCCTGGACCGGGCTCGCCGTGACCGCGGTGTGGGCGGCCGCCGCCGTACTGGCCGGATGGCTCGCCGTCAGACGCCGGGACGCCTGA
- the mug gene encoding G/U mismatch-specific DNA glycosylase gives MKSEELEAARDRVIPDVVAEGLRVLFCGINPGLMSAATGHHFARPGNRFWPVLHLSGFTPRQLSPSEQDELPSYGLGITNVAARATARADELSDEEFREGGRLLVAKVELLRPRWLAVVGVTAYRIAFGDKKARIGPQERTIGDTRIWALPNPSGLNAHWTAQTMAEEFGRLRAAAESPSPIAPD, from the coding sequence ATGAAGTCCGAGGAGCTGGAGGCCGCCCGCGACCGCGTCATCCCCGACGTGGTCGCGGAGGGGCTGCGCGTGCTGTTCTGCGGCATCAACCCGGGCCTGATGTCCGCCGCGACGGGCCATCACTTCGCCCGCCCCGGCAACCGCTTCTGGCCGGTGCTCCACCTGTCGGGGTTCACCCCCCGGCAGCTGAGCCCTTCGGAGCAGGACGAGTTGCCGTCGTACGGCCTCGGCATCACGAACGTCGCGGCGCGCGCGACCGCGCGGGCCGACGAGTTGAGCGACGAGGAGTTCCGCGAGGGCGGGCGGCTCCTGGTCGCGAAGGTGGAGCTGTTGCGGCCACGCTGGCTCGCGGTGGTCGGTGTGACCGCGTACCGCATCGCTTTCGGCGACAAGAAGGCGCGGATCGGCCCGCAGGAGCGCACGATCGGGGACACCCGGATCTGGGCGCTCCCGAACCCGTCCGGGTTGAACGCGCATTGGACGGCGCAGACGATGGCGGAGGAGTTCGGCCGGCTGCGGGCGGCGGCGGAGTCCCCCTCCCCGATTGCCCCGGACTGA
- the purB gene encoding adenylosuccinate lyase codes for MTVASEKPRIPNVLAGRYASAELAVLWSPEQKVKLERRLWLAVLRAQKDLGIEVPESALADYERVVDQVDLASIAEREKVTRHDVKARIEEFNALAGHEQVHKGMTSRDLTENVEQLQIRLSLELVRDRTVAVLARLGKLAGEYGELVMAGRSHNVAAQATTLGKRFATAADELLVAHGRLEDLLGRYPLRGIKGPVGTAQDMLDLLGGDTAKLADLEDRIAGHLGFARAFTSVGQVYPRSLDYDVVTALVQLAAAPSSVAKTIRLMAGHELVTEGFKPGQVGSSAMPHKMNTRSCERVNGLMVILRGYASMTGELAGDQWNEGDVSCSVVRRVALPDAFFAFDGLLETFLTVLDEFGAFPAVVARELDRYLPFLATTKVLMAAVRAGVGREAAHEVIKEHAVASALAMREQGAERNELLDRLAADERMPLDRARLDALMADKLSFTGAAEDQIAAVVARVEEILKRYPEAAAYAPGSIL; via the coding sequence GTGACTGTCGCGTCTGAGAAGCCCCGTATCCCCAACGTCCTTGCCGGCCGCTACGCCTCGGCGGAACTGGCCGTGCTGTGGTCCCCCGAGCAGAAGGTGAAGCTGGAGCGCCGGCTCTGGCTGGCGGTGCTCCGGGCGCAGAAGGACCTCGGCATCGAGGTGCCCGAGAGCGCGCTCGCCGACTACGAGCGGGTGGTCGACCAGGTGGACCTGGCGTCCATCGCGGAGCGCGAGAAGGTCACCCGGCACGACGTGAAGGCGCGGATCGAGGAGTTCAACGCCCTCGCCGGCCACGAGCAGGTCCACAAGGGCATGACGTCCCGCGACCTGACGGAGAACGTCGAGCAGCTCCAGATCCGGCTCTCCCTGGAGCTGGTGCGGGACCGTACGGTCGCGGTGCTGGCCCGGCTGGGCAAGCTCGCGGGTGAGTACGGCGAGCTGGTCATGGCGGGCCGCTCGCACAACGTGGCCGCGCAGGCCACCACGCTCGGCAAGCGGTTCGCGACCGCCGCCGACGAGCTGCTGGTCGCCCACGGCCGGCTGGAGGACCTGCTGGGCCGCTACCCGCTGCGCGGCATCAAGGGCCCGGTCGGCACCGCGCAGGACATGCTGGACCTGCTGGGCGGCGACACGGCGAAGCTGGCCGACCTGGAGGACCGTATCGCGGGGCATCTGGGCTTCGCCCGGGCCTTCACCTCCGTCGGCCAGGTCTACCCGCGCTCGCTCGACTACGACGTGGTGACCGCGCTGGTGCAGCTGGCGGCGGCGCCGTCGTCGGTGGCGAAGACGATCCGGCTGATGGCCGGGCACGAACTGGTCACCGAGGGCTTCAAGCCCGGTCAGGTCGGCTCGTCCGCGATGCCGCACAAGATGAACACGCGCTCCTGCGAGCGGGTCAACGGCCTGATGGTGATCCTGCGCGGCTACGCGTCGATGACGGGCGAGCTGGCGGGTGACCAGTGGAACGAGGGCGACGTCTCGTGCTCGGTGGTACGGCGGGTCGCGCTGCCGGACGCGTTCTTCGCGTTCGACGGTCTGCTGGAGACGTTCCTGACCGTCCTGGACGAGTTCGGCGCGTTCCCGGCGGTCGTGGCGCGTGAACTGGACCGCTACCTGCCGTTCCTGGCGACGACCAAGGTGCTGATGGCGGCGGTACGGGCCGGGGTGGGCCGGGAGGCGGCGCACGAGGTCATCAAGGAGCACGCGGTGGCGTCGGCGCTGGCGATGCGGGAACAGGGCGCGGAGCGCAACGAGCTGCTGGACCGGCTCGCGGCCGACGAGCGGATGCCGCTGGACCGGGCCCGGCTGGACGCGCTGATGGCCGACAAGCTGTCCTTCACGGGCGCGGCGGAGGACCAGATCGCGGCCGTGGTCGCACGGGTCGAGGAGATCCTCAAGCGGTACCCGGAAGCGGCGGCGTACGCGCCCGGCTCGATCCTCTGA
- a CDS encoding SGNH/GDSL hydrolase family protein, with protein MEMNASYTSLVAVGDSFTEGMSDLLPDGSYRGWADLLAARFAARDPRFRYANLAVRGKLIGQIVEEQVEVAAAMSADVVTLVGGLNDTLRPTCDMGRVRGLLEEAVEKLTPSCKQLVLMRSPGRNGPVLERFRPRMEEIFGFIDELAERHGALVVDLYGAPALGDRRMWDVDRLHLTPEGHRRVAEAVWQTLGQAAEDDWRTELPAAVPVRWMARRSGDVRFARRYLGPWIMRRLTGRSTGDGRLPKRPELLPYDAADDHPLP; from the coding sequence ATGGAGATGAACGCCAGCTACACCAGCCTTGTCGCGGTCGGTGACTCCTTCACCGAGGGCATGTCCGACCTGCTGCCCGACGGTTCCTACCGGGGCTGGGCGGATCTGCTCGCCGCCCGCTTCGCCGCCCGTGACCCCCGCTTCCGGTACGCGAATCTCGCCGTACGCGGCAAGCTCATCGGACAGATCGTCGAGGAGCAGGTGGAGGTCGCCGCCGCGATGTCCGCCGACGTGGTGACCCTGGTCGGCGGTCTGAACGACACCCTGCGGCCGACGTGCGACATGGGCCGGGTGCGCGGGCTGCTCGAAGAGGCCGTGGAGAAGCTGACCCCGTCCTGCAAGCAGCTGGTGCTGATGCGCAGCCCCGGCCGGAACGGCCCGGTGCTGGAACGGTTCCGCCCGCGCATGGAGGAGATCTTCGGCTTCATCGACGAGCTGGCGGAACGGCACGGCGCGCTGGTCGTGGACCTGTACGGCGCCCCGGCGCTCGGTGACCGGCGGATGTGGGACGTGGACCGGCTGCATCTGACCCCCGAGGGCCACCGCCGGGTCGCCGAGGCCGTCTGGCAGACACTGGGGCAGGCGGCCGAGGACGACTGGCGTACGGAGCTGCCCGCCGCCGTGCCGGTGCGCTGGATGGCGAGGCGCTCCGGTGACGTGCGGTTCGCCCGGCGGTACCTGGGGCCGTGGATCATGCGGCGGCTCACCGGCCGCTCCACCGGGGACGGCCGCCTGCCGAAGCGGCCCGAGCTGCTGCCGTACGACGCCGCGGACGACCACCCGCTTCCGTAG
- a CDS encoding hemolysin family protein, with amino-acid sequence MTAVQLIVGLLTIALNALFVGAEFSLISVRRSQIEPEAEAGNRRARSVLWGLEHVAALLAAAQLGITLCTLVLGIVAEPAIAHLLEPLFDAVGLPHGLIHPFSFAIALILATYLHMLLGEMVPKNIALASPVRLALALGPPLVAVARGLRPVIFTVNAFANSLLKLLKVEVKSEVAATYSDDELSRLVTDAGHAGVLDERSAERLQDALELGRRPVRDVVLPLERVVTAEVGVTPETLEGLAAESGFSRFPVVDPSRRILGYLHVKDALDAAPRDTPFEVSAMRAIARVKDTTPMDDVLNAMRRSRTHLAAVLDEDGKLEGLVTMEDVLRELVGRHA; translated from the coding sequence ATGACCGCCGTCCAGCTGATCGTGGGACTGCTCACGATCGCCCTCAACGCCCTCTTCGTCGGCGCCGAGTTCTCCCTCATCTCCGTACGGCGCAGCCAGATCGAGCCCGAGGCCGAGGCGGGGAACCGCCGGGCGCGCAGCGTCCTCTGGGGGCTGGAGCACGTGGCGGCCCTGCTGGCGGCGGCGCAGCTCGGCATCACCCTGTGCACGCTGGTGCTCGGCATCGTCGCCGAGCCCGCCATCGCCCATCTGCTGGAACCGCTCTTCGACGCGGTGGGCCTGCCGCACGGACTGATCCACCCGTTCTCCTTCGCAATCGCCCTCATCCTGGCGACCTATCTGCACATGCTGCTGGGCGAGATGGTGCCGAAGAACATCGCCCTGGCCAGCCCCGTCCGGCTCGCGCTCGCGCTCGGCCCGCCGCTGGTCGCCGTCGCCCGGGGGCTGCGTCCGGTGATCTTCACGGTCAACGCCTTCGCCAACAGCCTCCTCAAGCTGCTCAAGGTGGAGGTGAAGAGCGAGGTCGCGGCGACCTACTCGGACGACGAGCTGTCCCGTCTGGTCACGGACGCCGGTCATGCCGGGGTGCTCGACGAGCGGTCGGCCGAGCGGTTGCAGGACGCGCTGGAGCTGGGACGGCGGCCGGTGCGGGACGTGGTGCTGCCGCTGGAGCGGGTGGTCACGGCGGAGGTCGGTGTCACGCCGGAGACGCTGGAGGGGCTCGCGGCCGAGTCGGGGTTCTCGCGCTTCCCGGTGGTCGACCCCTCCCGGCGGATCCTCGGCTACCTCCACGTGAAGGACGCGCTGGACGCGGCCCCGCGCGACACACCGTTCGAGGTCTCCGCGATGCGGGCGATCGCCCGCGTGAAGGACACGACCCCGATGGACGACGTGCTGAACGCGATGCGCCGCAGCCGTACGCACCTGGCGGCCGTCCTGGACGAGGACGGCAAACTGGAAGGGCTCGTGACCATGGAGGACGTGCTGCGGGAACTGGTGGGACGGCACGCGTAG
- a CDS encoding hemolysin family protein codes for MTEALLLVGAVLLSFACGAFVAAEFSLTTVERGELERAADEGRRGAAGALEAVRSLTFQLSGAQLGITVTNLVVGMLAEPSLGKLLRGPVEDAGLSRSVASSVALVIGTALSTVFLMVIGELVPKNWAISSPLAVATAVGTPQRYFTLAFKPFISHLNNTANRVVQALGMEPTEELATARSPQELVALARHSAKEGALEADTAELFVRTLSLSSLTAENVMTPRVQVIALDVRATAEDVANATRATGLSRFPVYRDSLDTVVGIAHIKDVLAVPAEERPRRPVSELLREPLLVPESLTVDQLLDRLSAGMTMAVVIDEYGGTAGVATLEDIVEEVVGEVRDEHDPHETSDLAPVGEDARGRRLWSADGAARSDQLETIGLRMPEGPYETLAGLVAASLGRIPARGDHLDVARWQLEVVDDTGRRAARLLLRAPLPTDDDEGGDGDKGTTGGDGDAPPTPDERGGR; via the coding sequence ATGACCGAGGCACTCCTGCTGGTCGGGGCGGTACTGCTGTCGTTCGCCTGCGGCGCCTTCGTCGCGGCGGAGTTCTCCCTCACCACCGTCGAGCGCGGTGAGCTGGAGCGGGCGGCGGACGAAGGCCGGCGGGGGGCCGCCGGCGCCCTGGAGGCCGTACGGAGCCTCACCTTCCAGCTCTCGGGCGCCCAACTCGGCATCACCGTCACCAATCTGGTCGTCGGCATGCTCGCCGAACCGTCGCTCGGCAAGCTCCTGCGCGGGCCCGTCGAGGACGCCGGGCTGTCCCGTTCCGTCGCGTCCTCGGTGGCCCTGGTGATCGGCACGGCCCTGTCGACGGTCTTCCTGATGGTCATCGGCGAGCTCGTCCCCAAGAACTGGGCGATCTCCTCCCCGCTCGCCGTCGCCACGGCGGTGGGCACTCCTCAGCGGTACTTCACCCTGGCCTTCAAGCCCTTCATCTCCCATCTCAACAACACCGCGAACCGCGTCGTGCAAGCTCTCGGCATGGAACCGACCGAGGAGCTGGCCACCGCCCGCAGCCCGCAGGAGCTGGTCGCCCTGGCGCGGCACTCCGCGAAGGAGGGCGCGCTGGAGGCGGACACGGCGGAGTTGTTCGTACGGACCCTGAGCCTGTCGTCGCTGACGGCGGAGAACGTGATGACGCCCCGCGTGCAGGTGATCGCCCTCGACGTGCGGGCGACGGCGGAGGACGTCGCCAACGCCACGCGCGCCACCGGGCTCTCCCGCTTCCCCGTCTACCGCGACAGCCTGGACACCGTCGTCGGCATCGCCCACATCAAGGACGTGCTGGCCGTCCCGGCGGAGGAGAGGCCCCGGCGGCCGGTGTCCGAGCTGCTGCGCGAGCCGCTGCTGGTCCCCGAGTCGCTGACGGTGGACCAGCTCCTCGACCGGTTGTCGGCGGGGATGACGATGGCCGTCGTGATCGACGAGTACGGGGGTACGGCCGGGGTGGCGACGCTGGAGGACATCGTCGAGGAGGTCGTCGGCGAGGTCAGGGACGAGCACGATCCGCACGAGACCTCGGACCTGGCGCCGGTCGGCGAGGACGCGCGCGGCCGGCGGCTCTGGTCGGCGGACGGCGCGGCCCGCTCCGACCAGCTGGAGACGATCGGGCTGCGGATGCCCGAAGGGCCGTACGAGACTCTCGCCGGGCTGGTGGCGGCCTCGCTGGGGCGGATCCCGGCCAGGGGCGACCACCTCGACGTGGCGCGGTGGCAGCTGGAAGTGGTGGACGACACGGGCCGCCGGGCGGCACGGCTGCTGCTGCGGGCGCCGCTTCCTACGGATGACGACGAGGGCGGCGACGGTGACAAGGGCACGACCGGCGGCGACGGCGACGCTCCGCCCACCCCGGACGAGCGGGGCGGCCGATGA
- a CDS encoding shikimate kinase: protein MSGPAVVLVGPPGAGKTTVGALLAERLGAAFRDTDRDIARGAGRTVAEIFADEGEARFRAREREAVRAAVREHTGVLALGGGAVLDAGTRALLAALPVVFLDVGPAEAVRRIGHDGTRPLLAGDPGPRWRRLVERRRPLYTGVARVVVSTGGRTPGEVAGVVLDALEQPLDG, encoded by the coding sequence GTGAGCGGCCCGGCCGTGGTGCTGGTCGGTCCGCCGGGCGCGGGCAAGACGACGGTGGGCGCGCTGCTGGCCGAGCGGCTGGGCGCCGCCTTCCGCGACACCGACCGCGACATCGCGCGGGGGGCGGGCAGGACCGTCGCCGAGATCTTCGCCGACGAGGGCGAGGCGCGGTTCCGCGCCCGGGAACGGGAGGCCGTACGAGCCGCTGTCCGGGAGCACACCGGGGTGCTGGCGCTGGGTGGCGGCGCGGTGCTGGACGCCGGGACCCGGGCGCTGCTGGCGGCGCTGCCGGTCGTCTTCCTCGACGTCGGCCCCGCCGAGGCCGTGCGGCGGATCGGCCACGACGGCACGCGCCCCCTGCTGGCGGGGGATCCGGGCCCGCGATGGCGCCGGCTGGTGGAGCGGCGCCGCCCGCTCTACACCGGGGTCGCCCGGGTTGTCGTCAGCACCGGGGGCCGCACCCCCGGGGAGGTCGCCGGTGTGGTCCTGGACGCACTGGAACAGCCGCTGGACGGGTGA
- the aroC gene encoding chorismate synthase, with protein sequence MSRLRWLTAGESHGPALVATLEGLPSGVPVTTDMVADALARRRLGHGRGARMTFERDEVTFLGGVRHGRTLGSPVAVMVRNSEWPKWEKVMAADPVAGAELAPLARNAPLTRPRPGHADLAGMQKYGFDEARPVLERASARETAARVALGAVARSYLKVTTGIDIVSHVVELATAKAPVGVRPLPSDVARLDADPVRCLDPEAGRAMVEAVDLAQKEGDTLGGVVEVLAYGVPVGLGSHVHWDRRLDARLASALMGIQAIKGVEVGDGFGLARVPGSVAHDEIVPTADGIRRATGRSGGTEGGLSTGEPLRVRAAMKPIATVPRALATVDVTTGEAARAHHQRSDVCAVPAAGIVAEAMVALVLADAVAEKFAGDSVTETRRNVRGFLDHLAVR encoded by the coding sequence TTGAGCAGATTGCGGTGGCTGACGGCGGGAGAGTCGCACGGCCCCGCGCTGGTGGCGACGCTGGAGGGGCTGCCCTCCGGGGTCCCCGTCACCACGGACATGGTGGCGGACGCGCTGGCACGGCGGCGGCTCGGCCACGGCCGGGGCGCGCGGATGACGTTCGAGCGGGACGAGGTCACCTTCCTCGGTGGCGTACGGCACGGGCGCACGCTCGGCTCCCCGGTGGCGGTCATGGTGCGGAACTCCGAGTGGCCCAAGTGGGAGAAGGTGATGGCGGCCGATCCCGTCGCAGGCGCGGAACTGGCGCCGCTGGCCCGCAACGCCCCGCTGACCCGTCCCAGGCCCGGGCACGCGGATCTGGCGGGCATGCAGAAGTACGGCTTCGACGAGGCCAGGCCGGTCCTGGAACGGGCGTCCGCCCGGGAGACCGCGGCCAGGGTCGCGCTCGGCGCGGTGGCCCGCTCGTACCTGAAGGTGACGACCGGGATCGATATCGTCTCGCACGTCGTGGAACTGGCCACGGCCAAGGCCCCCGTCGGTGTCCGCCCCCTCCCGTCCGACGTGGCCCGGCTCGACGCCGACCCGGTCCGCTGCCTGGACCCGGAGGCCGGCCGGGCCATGGTCGAGGCCGTCGACCTGGCCCAGAAGGAGGGCGACACCCTGGGCGGGGTGGTCGAGGTCCTCGCGTACGGCGTACCGGTCGGCCTCGGCTCGCACGTGCACTGGGACCGCCGCCTGGACGCCCGGCTGGCCTCGGCCCTGATGGGCATTCAGGCGATCAAGGGCGTCGAGGTCGGCGACGGCTTCGGCCTGGCCCGGGTGCCCGGTTCCGTGGCACATGACGAGATCGTGCCGACGGCCGACGGCATCCGGCGGGCCACGGGCCGCTCGGGCGGCACCGAGGGCGGCCTGAGCACGGGCGAACCGCTGCGCGTACGGGCGGCGATGAAGCCCATCGCGACCGTGCCGCGCGCCCTGGCGACCGTGGACGTCACCACGGGCGAGGCGGCCCGGGCCCACCACCAGCGCTCGGACGTGTGCGCGGTGCCGGCCGCGGGCATCGTCGCGGAGGCGATGGTCGCGTTGGTGCTGGCGGACGCGGTGGCGGAGAAGTTCGCGGGCGACAGTGTCACCGAGACCCGCCGCAACGTGCGGGGCTTCCTCGACCACCTCGCCGTCCGGTGA
- the aroA gene encoding 3-phosphoshikimate 1-carboxyvinyltransferase, giving the protein MSVRPPDRAGPSRPAPPLVPFTARVPGSKSITNRALLLAAAAVGTTRLRAPLVSDDTLAFRTALTDLGIRVDAAPHDAYWDVTGGGGGPTGPGRVWCADAGTAARFLPPFAAAGTGSFLFDGSAQLRARPSRPLTDALTRLGATVRTAPGSSLPLVVDAAGLDGGRIALDGSLSSQYLSGLLMAAPLFRTPLVIDVAGLVSRPYIGMTLALMRHFGSEAAEGPDGRIEVRPGGYRAADLMVEPDASTASYLFAAAAVTGRTVTVPGLGTGSLQGDLRFVEVLRRAGARVEVTGDATTVTSTGRLRGGFDIDMGDISDTFMTLAAIAPLADAPLTIRGIGHARLKESDRIAVVARNLAACGVVTESGPDWLTVHPGRPDAALIACHRDHRIAMAFSVLGLGAPGVLTLDDPGCVGKTFPGFHAELNRLCPEYEPPAYDAGGALATSGAATPAPHRQ; this is encoded by the coding sequence ATGAGTGTCCGTCCCCCCGACCGCGCCGGCCCGTCCCGGCCGGCCCCTCCCCTCGTCCCCTTCACGGCCCGGGTCCCGGGCTCGAAGAGCATCACCAACCGGGCCCTGCTGCTGGCCGCCGCGGCCGTCGGCACCACCAGGCTCCGGGCCCCGCTGGTCAGTGACGACACCCTCGCCTTCCGTACGGCGCTGACCGACCTCGGCATCCGGGTGGACGCCGCCCCGCACGACGCGTACTGGGACGTCACCGGAGGGGGCGGCGGCCCCACCGGGCCCGGCCGGGTCTGGTGCGCCGACGCCGGAACGGCGGCCCGCTTCCTGCCGCCCTTCGCCGCGGCGGGAACGGGGAGCTTCCTCTTCGACGGCTCCGCGCAACTGCGCGCGCGTCCGTCGCGCCCGTTGACGGACGCCCTCACCCGCCTCGGCGCCACCGTCCGGACGGCGCCGGGGAGTTCCCTGCCCCTGGTGGTGGACGCCGCGGGGCTCGACGGCGGCCGGATCGCCCTGGACGGTTCACTGAGCAGCCAGTACCTGAGCGGGCTGCTCATGGCCGCGCCTCTCTTCCGTACCCCGCTGGTGATCGACGTCGCCGGACTGGTCAGCCGCCCCTACATCGGCATGACCCTCGCGCTGATGCGGCACTTCGGGTCGGAGGCCGCCGAGGGCCCGGACGGAAGGATCGAGGTCCGGCCCGGCGGATACCGGGCCGCCGACCTCATGGTCGAGCCGGACGCCTCCACCGCCTCCTACCTGTTCGCGGCGGCCGCGGTCACCGGCCGTACGGTCACGGTTCCCGGCCTCGGCACCGGCAGCCTCCAGGGCGATCTCCGGTTCGTCGAGGTGCTGCGCCGGGCCGGCGCCCGGGTGGAGGTGACCGGGGACGCGACGACCGTCACCAGCACCGGGCGTCTCAGAGGCGGCTTCGACATCGACATGGGCGACATCTCGGACACGTTCATGACCCTGGCCGCGATCGCGCCGCTGGCCGACGCCCCCCTCACCATCCGCGGCATCGGGCACGCCCGGTTGAAGGAGTCGGACCGGATCGCGGTCGTCGCCCGGAACCTGGCGGCGTGCGGGGTGGTCACGGAGTCCGGCCCCGACTGGCTGACCGTCCACCCGGGCAGGCCGGACGCGGCGCTGATCGCCTGCCACCGGGACCACCGGATCGCCATGGCGTTCTCCGTCCTCGGCCTGGGCGCGCCCGGTGTCCTCACGCTCGACGACCCGGGCTGTGTCGGCAAGACCTTCCCCGGCTTCCACGCCGAGCTGAACCGGCTCTGCCCGGAGTACGAACCTCCCGCGTACGACGCGGGCGGGGCCCTCGCGACCAGCGGGGCGGCGACCCCGGCCCCACACCGGCAGTGA